A DNA window from Pirellulales bacterium contains the following coding sequences:
- a CDS encoding RluA family pseudouridine synthase produces MPLDVLYDNGPCLVVNKRAGLLTQAPAGIDSLEIQVKDFYRRREEKPDDATIYLGLPHRLDRPVSGAIVFARHVRAARNLSKQFENRTIGKSYWALVEGLVEPAEGTWRDFLHKRHGMAQAEVVAEDHPAAKHAVLHYRVLWHGATADGAEATLLEIELETGRTHQIRIQAGSRGWPVRGDSQYGATQSFGDPDLDERDRPIALHARQLSFTHPMTREPVDVVAPLPPTWRELGLPTAVAGDSTA; encoded by the coding sequence ATGCCCCTCGACGTCCTGTACGACAACGGCCCCTGTCTGGTCGTCAACAAGCGGGCCGGGCTCCTGACCCAGGCGCCCGCGGGGATCGACAGTTTGGAAATCCAGGTGAAGGACTTCTACCGCCGCCGCGAGGAGAAGCCGGACGACGCGACGATTTATCTGGGACTCCCCCATCGACTCGATCGGCCCGTGTCGGGGGCGATCGTCTTTGCACGCCATGTTCGTGCGGCGCGGAATCTTTCCAAACAGTTCGAGAACCGCACGATCGGCAAGAGCTACTGGGCCCTCGTCGAGGGGCTCGTCGAGCCGGCCGAGGGGACGTGGCGCGATTTCCTCCACAAGCGCCACGGCATGGCCCAGGCCGAGGTCGTCGCTGAGGATCACCCCGCGGCAAAGCACGCGGTGCTCCACTACCGCGTGTTGTGGCACGGCGCGACCGCCGATGGCGCCGAGGCGACGTTGCTCGAGATCGAACTCGAGACCGGGCGCACGCACCAGATTCGCATCCAAGCCGGCAGCCGCGGCTGGCCCGTGCGAGGCGACTCCCAATACGGTGCGACGCAATCGTTCGGCGATCCCGATCTTGACGAGCGCGATCGTCCCATCGCGCTCCACGCGCGGCAGTTGTCGTTCACCCACCCGATGACGCGCGAGCCGGTCGACGTCGTCGCCCCGTTGCCGCCGACGTGGCGCGAGCTGGGGCTGCCGACTGCCGTCGCGGGAGATTCAACGGCGTGA
- a CDS encoding PAS domain-containing protein, whose amino-acid sequence MLLDSQKQHALTPDETAMADRVYHSELDTLRQHTNVVLVRLLACEWALAVALAIWISPLAWSGVEHRVHIHVFAAVALGGLLTVWPAALVRYANDRWLTRFVVSSAQVMYSALLIHLTGGRIETHFHVFGSLAILAFYRDRWVFLPAVALVAIDHLVRGLFWPESVFGVLAAAPWRTMEHSAWVLFETAFLLWGVAQSQRHLRSLAILQVSLQRECSLLEIRVAQRTAETREKQAHLDSVLAALPTPVYWQNVDGVYEGCNEAFARHVGFDDPREIVGRTDRDLPWDEDYPGRDPRHVAHVLCATEPLVAEEVHRLPAGARTVVASRTTLSAPTGELKGLLGTFTDVSDRKALESQLQQYRQSEAGGKASAIEGPSS is encoded by the coding sequence ATGCTGCTCGACTCCCAGAAGCAACACGCCTTGACGCCGGACGAGACGGCGATGGCCGACCGAGTGTATCACTCGGAACTGGACACGCTGCGCCAGCACACGAACGTCGTCCTCGTCCGGCTATTGGCCTGCGAATGGGCGCTGGCCGTCGCGCTGGCGATCTGGATTTCGCCGTTGGCGTGGAGCGGCGTCGAGCACCGCGTCCACATCCATGTCTTCGCCGCGGTGGCCTTGGGAGGTCTGCTGACCGTCTGGCCGGCGGCGCTGGTGCGTTACGCCAACGACCGTTGGTTGACGCGATTCGTCGTGAGCTCAGCCCAGGTCATGTACTCGGCGCTGCTGATCCACCTGACGGGGGGGCGGATCGAGACCCATTTTCACGTGTTCGGTTCGCTGGCGATCCTGGCGTTCTATCGTGATCGGTGGGTCTTTCTGCCTGCCGTCGCGCTGGTGGCGATCGATCATTTGGTTCGCGGGCTGTTCTGGCCGGAATCGGTCTTCGGCGTGCTGGCCGCGGCGCCGTGGCGGACGATGGAACACTCCGCGTGGGTGTTGTTCGAGACGGCGTTTCTGCTGTGGGGGGTCGCGCAGAGCCAGCGTCATCTGCGGTCGCTTGCGATCCTGCAGGTTTCGCTGCAGCGGGAGTGCAGCCTGCTCGAAATTCGCGTCGCCCAGCGAACGGCCGAAACCCGCGAGAAGCAGGCCCACCTCGACTCGGTGCTGGCCGCCTTGCCGACGCCCGTCTACTGGCAGAACGTCGACGGGGTGTACGAAGGCTGCAACGAGGCGTTCGCGCGCCACGTCGGGTTCGACGACCCGCGCGAGATCGTCGGCCGAACCGATCGCGATCTGCCGTGGGACGAAGACTATCCGGGGCGGGATCCGCGCCACGTAGCGCACGTGCTGTGCGCCACGGAGCCGCTGGTCGCCGAAGAGGTCCATCGGCTTCCTGCCGGCGCCCGGACGGTGGTCGCCAGCCGGACCACGCTTTCGGCGCCGACGGGCGAACTCAAGGGGCTTCTCGGCACGTTCACCGACGTGAGCGATCGCAAAGCGCTCGAATCGCAACTCCAGCAGTATCGGCAATCCGAAGCCGGCGGCAAAGCCTCGGCAATCGAGGGTCCCAGTTCGTGA
- a CDS encoding SDR family NAD(P)-dependent oxidoreductase, with product MDSDRVVLHSGAMTRRVLRDRRTVVTGASRGIGRELALALARRHTRMVLVARSAEPLERTVAECRDLGAAVESVVGDVTDPWTRDAIRFAVQERWGGLDLLVNNAGVSAHGAFAGGDEATFRRVMDVNLFAPAELTRLLLPLMGPGGAIVNVSSILGHRAAPFNSEYSASKFALRGWSEALRAELSGRQIDVLLASPGTTDTEFFNHLVAKRAEMPWKQSKGLPPAVVAEQIIRGVERGRREVFPNWRGGALVFANRLFPGAVDRWMRRYGGGAGG from the coding sequence ATGGACTCCGACCGCGTCGTCCTTCATAGTGGCGCCATGACGCGCCGGGTGCTCCGAGATCGACGAACCGTGGTGACCGGCGCCTCGCGCGGGATCGGTCGGGAACTGGCCCTCGCCCTGGCGCGGCGGCACACGCGCATGGTGCTCGTCGCTCGCAGCGCCGAGCCGCTCGAACGGACCGTCGCCGAGTGCCGCGACCTGGGGGCCGCCGTCGAGTCGGTCGTCGGCGACGTGACTGATCCCTGGACGCGCGACGCGATCCGATTTGCGGTCCAGGAGCGGTGGGGGGGGCTCGATCTGCTGGTGAATAACGCCGGGGTGAGCGCCCACGGGGCCTTCGCCGGCGGCGACGAGGCGACTTTTCGCCGCGTCATGGACGTGAACCTGTTCGCACCCGCCGAGCTGACCCGGCTGCTGCTGCCGCTCATGGGCCCGGGAGGGGCGATCGTGAACGTCAGCTCGATCTTGGGACATCGGGCGGCGCCGTTCAACAGCGAGTACTCGGCCAGCAAGTTCGCCCTGCGCGGCTGGAGCGAGGCGTTGCGAGCCGAGTTGTCCGGCCGGCAGATTGACGTGCTGCTGGCCAGCCCTGGCACGACCGACACCGAGTTTTTCAACCACTTGGTGGCCAAGCGGGCCGAAATGCCGTGGAAGCAATCCAAAGGGCTCCCCCCCGCGGTCGTCGCCGAGCAAATCATCCGCGGCGTCGAACGGGGCCGCCGCGAAGTCTTCCCCAACTGGCGCGGCGGTGCGCTGGTCTTCGCCAATCGCCTGTTTCCTGGCGCAGTCGACCGCTGGATGCGGCGGTATGGGGGCGGAGCAGGGGGCTGA
- a CDS encoding VWA domain-containing protein, with protein MLTHTLAFDSPGYLLLLALIPALWWWGYRSLAGLGRWRRLTALSLRSLVLAAIVLALADVQYQRKNEQLSVVYLLDQSLSIPGELRQQMMEYVKDSIQTNRKAERGDRYAVIVFGRDAEIEIPLVESELALHSRVESLLDPEYTDLGTAIQRAKAIFPHDAARRIVLVTDGNQNLGNAYREARAAADAGVSLDVVPVHLKPRTEVSVEKVDLPAGVRRGQPFELRVVLNNEAPTDSKASARGTLRIIRKTGDNQQTVAEQEVTLPPGKRVFTIPEEIDQADFYTYEARFSPATPEADGTAQNNTASAFTHIRGRGQVLVIENFDAPGEFDELVDRLRTEGLETTVRTTGELFNSLAELQRYDCIVLGNVPRSSGDDAENVANFSDAQIDLLVRNTSELGCGLVMLGGPETFGAGGWANTKLEEAMPVDFQIKSAKVAAVGALALVIDRSGSMSGPKLSMSRAAAIAAVKSLGSRDYVSVTAFDQAPYKIVPLQRVGDYRRVASRIERITEGGGTDLFPAMEEAFRQLKRAEASVKHMIVLTDGQTPDAEFARLVRQMSDAKITVTGVAVGTDANVDLLRKISTAGGGKFYFVREPRALPRIFMSEVRRVARPLVYEPAAPVTPHILQSHEILTGLEAGVPPIRGFVLTDVKKNPLVQVLLQSPLPATPDNATVLAVWNYGAGKTAALTTDAGARWADAWKEWDGYDKFFSQLVRWAMRPVDGAEGDYTVATNVRDGRTEIVVTALDAAGEFVNGLPINVAVVPPRTPGGGASAATLAVSLEQTAPGRYVGSFASETPGAYMLVTSPAPGAAPIVTGVNVAYSPEYRSIETNIPLLRSLAELPAGAGPAGEFAEAGLQSLLTDAEESRRFNPFRDDLPWAVSAQSIWPWVVVVGSVLFWSDVFVRRVQLDGAWIGAKLAAAWGAVIGRKGQPAVPETMARLRHRKEQIARQYRGGRDASLALPDPPLADAARGPSPVAAATAARPEPPSPPAPDATASPTAGDAEEDSYTQRLLRAKKKVWE; from the coding sequence ATGCTCACCCACACGCTTGCCTTCGACAGCCCGGGCTACTTGCTGCTCCTGGCGTTGATCCCCGCGCTGTGGTGGTGGGGGTATCGCAGCCTCGCGGGGCTGGGGCGATGGCGGCGATTGACGGCGCTCTCGCTGCGGTCGCTCGTGCTGGCGGCGATCGTGCTTGCCCTGGCCGACGTCCAGTACCAGCGGAAGAACGAGCAGCTTTCGGTCGTCTATCTGCTCGACCAGTCCCTGTCGATTCCCGGAGAACTCCGGCAGCAGATGATGGAGTACGTCAAGGACTCGATCCAGACGAACCGCAAGGCTGAGCGGGGGGATCGATACGCCGTCATCGTGTTCGGTCGCGACGCGGAGATCGAGATCCCGCTGGTCGAGTCGGAACTGGCCCTCCACTCGCGGGTCGAGAGTCTCCTCGACCCCGAGTACACCGACCTCGGGACGGCCATCCAGCGGGCCAAGGCGATCTTCCCGCACGACGCGGCCCGGCGGATCGTGCTGGTGACCGACGGCAACCAGAACCTGGGCAACGCGTACCGCGAGGCCCGCGCGGCCGCCGATGCGGGAGTGAGTCTCGACGTCGTGCCGGTGCATCTCAAGCCGCGGACCGAGGTCTCGGTCGAAAAGGTCGACCTGCCGGCCGGAGTCCGCCGGGGGCAGCCGTTCGAGCTGCGGGTGGTGCTGAACAACGAGGCCCCGACGGACTCGAAGGCCTCGGCCCGCGGCACGCTGCGGATCATCCGCAAGACGGGGGACAACCAGCAGACGGTCGCCGAGCAGGAGGTGACGCTTCCGCCGGGGAAGCGGGTGTTCACGATCCCCGAGGAGATCGATCAGGCCGACTTCTACACGTACGAGGCCCGCTTCAGCCCGGCGACGCCGGAGGCGGACGGGACAGCCCAGAACAACACGGCCAGCGCGTTCACGCACATCCGCGGCCGAGGGCAGGTGCTCGTGATTGAGAACTTCGACGCGCCGGGCGAGTTCGACGAACTGGTCGACCGGCTGCGGACCGAAGGGCTCGAAACGACGGTCCGGACCACCGGCGAGCTGTTCAACTCGCTTGCCGAGCTGCAGCGATACGACTGCATCGTGCTGGGGAACGTGCCTCGCTCCAGCGGCGACGATGCGGAGAACGTGGCGAACTTCAGCGACGCCCAGATCGACTTGCTCGTGCGGAATACGAGCGAACTGGGCTGCGGACTGGTGATGCTCGGCGGGCCCGAAACGTTCGGCGCCGGGGGGTGGGCGAATACGAAGCTCGAGGAAGCGATGCCAGTCGACTTCCAAATCAAGAGCGCGAAGGTCGCCGCCGTCGGGGCGCTCGCCCTGGTGATCGACCGCTCCGGCTCGATGAGCGGACCCAAGCTCAGCATGAGCCGGGCGGCCGCGATCGCCGCGGTGAAGTCGCTCGGCTCGCGCGATTACGTCTCGGTCACCGCGTTCGATCAGGCGCCGTACAAGATCGTGCCGTTGCAGCGGGTCGGCGACTATCGGCGGGTCGCGTCGCGGATCGAGCGGATCACCGAGGGGGGAGGAACCGACCTCTTCCCTGCCATGGAAGAAGCCTTCCGGCAGCTGAAGCGAGCCGAGGCCTCGGTCAAGCACATGATCGTCCTGACCGACGGCCAAACGCCCGACGCCGAGTTCGCCCGACTGGTGCGGCAGATGAGCGACGCGAAGATCACCGTCACGGGGGTCGCCGTGGGGACCGACGCGAACGTCGATCTGCTGCGCAAGATCTCGACCGCCGGGGGCGGGAAGTTCTATTTCGTTCGCGAGCCGCGCGCCTTGCCGCGGATCTTCATGAGCGAGGTCCGCCGCGTCGCCCGTCCGCTGGTCTACGAACCGGCCGCCCCGGTGACTCCGCACATTCTGCAATCGCACGAGATTCTGACGGGCCTCGAGGCCGGCGTCCCGCCGATCCGCGGGTTCGTGCTCACCGACGTCAAGAAAAACCCGCTCGTGCAGGTCCTGCTGCAAAGCCCCTTGCCGGCGACCCCCGACAACGCGACGGTGCTGGCCGTCTGGAACTACGGCGCCGGCAAGACCGCGGCTCTTACGACCGACGCGGGAGCTCGCTGGGCCGACGCCTGGAAGGAATGGGACGGGTACGACAAGTTCTTCAGCCAACTGGTCCGCTGGGCCATGCGGCCCGTCGACGGCGCCGAGGGGGATTACACCGTCGCCACGAACGTCCGCGACGGACGAACCGAGATCGTCGTGACCGCCCTCGACGCCGCGGGCGAGTTCGTCAACGGACTGCCGATCAACGTCGCCGTCGTCCCCCCGCGGACGCCGGGAGGAGGCGCAAGCGCGGCGACGCTTGCGGTGTCGCTGGAGCAAACCGCCCCGGGGCGCTACGTGGGATCGTTCGCCTCCGAGACGCCGGGAGCCTACATGCTGGTGACGAGCCCCGCGCCCGGCGCGGCGCCGATCGTCACCGGGGTCAACGTCGCCTACTCGCCCGAGTACCGCTCGATCGAGACGAACATCCCATTGTTGCGGTCGCTTGCCGAGTTGCCCGCCGGCGCGGGCCCGGCGGGAGAATTTGCCGAGGCGGGGCTTCAATCGCTGCTGACCGACGCCGAGGAGAGCCGCCGATTCAATCCGTTCCGCGACGACTTGCCGTGGGCGGTCTCCGCGCAGTCGATCTGGCCGTGGGTCGTCGTCGTCGGTTCCGTGTTGTTCTGGAGCGACGTGTTCGTCCGCCGCGTCCAGCTTGACGGGGCGTGGATCGGCGCAAAACTGGCCGCCGCGTGGGGCGCCGTGATCGGCCGGAAAGGGCAGCCCGCCGTGCCGGAGACGATGGCTCGGCTGCGGCATCGCAAGGAGCAGATTGCCCGCCAATATCGCGGAGGGCGAGACGCGTCCCTGGCGCTGCCGGACCCGCCCCTTGCCGACGCGGCCCGGGGGCCGTCGCCGGTCGCCGCGGCGACCGCCGCGCGCCCCGAGCCCCCTTCGCCGCCTGCGCCCGACGCCACGGCCTCGCCGACCGCGGGGGACGCCGAGGAGGACAGCTACACCCAGCGCTTGCTGCGAGCGAAGAAGAAGGTGTGGGAGTGA
- the hflX gene encoding GTPase HflX → MSIPDRNHSVDSESAVLVGVKLSGQDNFDEELDELTGLAETAGAVVVGKATQRRQAPDPATYVGHGKVDELKLLVDATEADVVIFDNDLAPGQGRNLEQALGVKVLDRTEVILDIFSTRAQTHESRLAVELAQLEYSLPRLKRMWTHLSRLKMGVGMRGPGEKQLETDRRLVERRIVELRRDLDKVLKRKEREVAARHDRMTVSLVGYTNAGKSTLLNKLTDSDVLAEDKLFATLDTRTRRWMLPGWGPVLLSDTVGFIRDLPHQLIASFKATLEEARQADLLLHVADAANPAALEQIKSVYGVLHELGIEEKDTVLVLNKVDRVDDPGRLEALRNRYPNAVPISAKSGDGLHRLAAAVSDALSHDFLDLEISFPAGNGKLLAVLAQFGDVLSRTYAEDRVAVHVRLARKYLGRIHEHPDAEIKPHRNGQSNSSSTARPASDRAADIGDVA, encoded by the coding sequence TTGAGCATTCCCGATCGCAACCACAGCGTCGACAGCGAGTCCGCCGTCTTGGTGGGCGTCAAGCTGTCGGGACAAGACAACTTTGACGAAGAGCTCGACGAGCTGACCGGCCTAGCCGAAACCGCCGGGGCGGTCGTTGTCGGCAAGGCGACCCAGCGCCGGCAGGCGCCCGATCCGGCGACCTACGTCGGGCACGGCAAGGTCGACGAGCTCAAGCTGCTGGTCGACGCCACCGAGGCCGACGTCGTCATCTTCGACAACGATCTCGCCCCCGGGCAGGGGCGCAATCTCGAACAGGCCCTCGGCGTGAAGGTCCTCGACCGCACCGAGGTCATTCTCGACATCTTCTCGACGCGGGCCCAGACCCACGAGTCGCGCTTGGCCGTCGAACTGGCCCAGCTCGAGTACTCGCTCCCGCGGCTCAAGCGGATGTGGACCCACCTCTCGCGGCTCAAGATGGGGGTCGGCATGCGCGGCCCGGGCGAGAAGCAACTCGAAACCGACCGCCGGCTTGTCGAGCGCCGCATCGTCGAACTGCGCCGCGACCTCGACAAGGTGCTCAAGCGCAAAGAGCGCGAGGTCGCCGCCCGGCACGATCGGATGACCGTCTCGCTGGTCGGCTACACGAACGCGGGCAAGAGCACGCTGCTCAACAAACTGACCGACTCGGACGTGCTGGCCGAGGACAAGCTGTTCGCCACGCTCGACACGCGGACCCGCCGGTGGATGCTTCCCGGCTGGGGGCCGGTGCTGCTGTCCGACACGGTCGGATTCATCCGCGACCTGCCGCATCAACTCATTGCCAGCTTCAAGGCGACGCTCGAGGAGGCCCGGCAGGCTGATCTGCTGCTCCATGTGGCCGATGCGGCCAACCCCGCGGCGCTCGAGCAGATCAAGTCGGTCTACGGCGTGCTCCACGAACTGGGGATCGAGGAGAAGGACACGGTGTTGGTGCTCAACAAGGTTGATCGGGTCGACGACCCGGGCCGGCTCGAGGCGCTCCGCAACCGGTATCCCAACGCCGTGCCGATCAGCGCTAAGAGCGGCGACGGCCTCCACCGGCTGGCCGCGGCGGTCAGCGACGCCCTCAGCCACGACTTCCTCGACCTGGAGATAAGCTTCCCCGCGGGCAACGGCAAGCTGCTGGCCGTGCTTGCCCAGTTCGGCGACGTGCTCAGTCGCACGTACGCCGAGGACCGTGTCGCGGTCCACGTCCGTCTCGCCCGCAAGTACCTGGGGCGAATCCACGAACACCCTGACGCCGAGATCAAACCGCATCGCAACGGGCAGAGCAATTCGTCGTCGACCGCCCGCCCGGCGAGCGACCGCGCCGCGGACATCGGCGACGTGGCGTAG
- a CDS encoding PEP-CTERM sorting domain-containing protein, which yields MSTLHIGAFPPVAGTALFLLVASLHAVPARGGLPRPVADPRSIDGTGNNLGAWDWGAAGAPLLRISQTGSSTGAHYPDGGSGDVFRGGPGSAAIVANPRAVSNAVAGAPGSPPNALQMSGMVYQWGQFIDHDFTLVETNVAETSLIAVAGGDLLAPGIPFSRSVFAPGTGTSAANPRQQVNSLTAYIDASHVYGSNAVREAALRDSGGKLKTSAGALMPLNTFGLPNGSNPGQDPTQLFLAGDVRANEQFGLTAIHTLFVREHNRLVDLLAAGNPSWTGDQLYQTARKIVGAEMQVVTYNEFLPTVLGAAAPPAAAYNYDSTINAGVANEFATALFRFGHSLLPSHLPLASVGSHPAGDVALRDAFFVTDFFAGDATGATDRIAQLLKGISLQTAMQVDTMIVEDVRNFLFGPPGAGGMDLASLNIQRGRDHGLPGYNAVRAAYGLDSAATFADVTANSTLKSTLENLFGTPDDMDVWIGALAEDHLPGAAVGELIAAGLVDQFTRLRDGDRYFYLGDPELTDNPAIDAVIDLGSLTLSQLICWNTGMTDLPANVFLAVPEPATWLLAGLGIGLGRVAQRRRSRR from the coding sequence ATGAGCACTCTACATATTGGGGCGTTCCCGCCAGTGGCGGGAACCGCCCTTTTTTTATTGGTCGCTTCGCTCCACGCCGTTCCCGCGCGCGGCGGACTTCCGCGTCCGGTCGCGGACCCGCGGTCGATCGACGGCACGGGCAACAACCTCGGCGCTTGGGACTGGGGAGCGGCGGGAGCGCCCTTGTTGCGCATCAGCCAAACCGGTTCCTCAACGGGCGCCCATTATCCTGACGGGGGAAGCGGGGACGTGTTTCGCGGCGGGCCCGGCAGCGCCGCAATCGTCGCCAATCCGCGCGCCGTCAGCAACGCCGTCGCCGGCGCTCCGGGCTCGCCCCCCAACGCCCTGCAAATGAGCGGCATGGTCTATCAATGGGGGCAATTCATTGATCACGATTTCACTCTCGTCGAAACCAACGTCGCGGAGACGAGCCTGATCGCCGTCGCCGGCGGCGATTTGCTGGCTCCGGGCATCCCGTTCAGCCGCTCGGTCTTCGCCCCCGGCACGGGAACCAGCGCCGCCAACCCGCGGCAGCAGGTCAACAGCCTGACCGCGTACATCGACGCTTCGCATGTCTACGGCTCGAACGCCGTGCGCGAAGCGGCCCTTCGCGACAGCGGCGGCAAGTTGAAAACAAGCGCCGGCGCCCTGATGCCGCTCAACACGTTCGGCCTCCCCAACGGGTCGAACCCGGGGCAGGATCCGACCCAGCTCTTCCTGGCCGGCGACGTGCGGGCCAACGAACAGTTCGGCCTGACCGCGATTCACACGCTATTCGTCCGCGAGCACAACCGACTGGTCGACTTGTTGGCTGCCGGCAATCCGTCGTGGACCGGCGACCAGTTGTATCAAACGGCGCGAAAGATCGTCGGGGCCGAAATGCAAGTCGTCACCTACAACGAATTTCTGCCGACGGTGCTCGGAGCGGCGGCGCCTCCGGCGGCGGCGTACAACTACGACAGCACGATCAACGCCGGCGTGGCCAACGAGTTCGCGACGGCGCTGTTCCGCTTCGGCCACAGCTTGCTGCCGTCGCACCTGCCGCTGGCGTCCGTCGGTTCGCACCCCGCCGGCGACGTGGCGCTTCGGGACGCGTTCTTCGTGACGGACTTCTTCGCCGGCGACGCGACAGGCGCCACGGATCGAATCGCTCAATTGCTCAAAGGCATCTCGCTGCAGACGGCCATGCAAGTCGACACGATGATCGTCGAGGACGTTCGCAACTTTCTGTTCGGCCCTCCTGGCGCCGGGGGGATGGACCTCGCTTCGCTCAACATCCAGCGTGGTCGCGACCATGGCCTGCCGGGATACAACGCCGTGCGCGCCGCCTATGGGCTCGACTCCGCGGCGACGTTCGCCGACGTCACCGCGAACTCAACGCTGAAGTCGACGCTGGAGAACCTGTTCGGCACGCCCGACGACATGGACGTGTGGATCGGCGCCTTGGCCGAAGACCACCTTCCCGGGGCGGCGGTCGGAGAGCTGATCGCCGCGGGGCTCGTCGACCAGTTCACGCGTCTCCGGGACGGCGATCGTTACTTCTATCTCGGCGATCCGGAGTTGACGGACAACCCGGCCATCGACGCGGTCATCGACCTGGGGAGCCTGACGTTGTCACAGCTCATTTGTTGGAACACCGGCATGACCGACCTGCCTGCCAACGTGTTTCTGGCCGTGCCGGAGCCGGCGACTTGGCTGCTGGCGGGCCTAGGGATCGGCCTGGGGCGGGTCGCGCAGCGGCGGCGCTCACGCCGTTGA
- a CDS encoding glycosyltransferase family 2 protein → MISVVIPLLDEAATLEQLHRELVDVAERHGYALQIVLVDDGSTDGSWRIIQALAERDPRVEGIRLRRNFGKAAALSAGFDVAAGEVIVTMDADLQDSPAELPKLLAKLDEGYDVVSGWKQVRHDPWHKRWPSKAFNSIVGRLTGVRLHDHNCGLKCCRRDVIHEIRLYGELHRFIPVLAAARGFRVGETPVAHRPREFGVSKYGWSRIPKGLLDILTVQFITRFGHRPQHWLGTIGLASLLLGIAGMIYLAVVWCTSRLFGDQPVHLHETAALYYSLVAVLLGGQFLAIGFVAEMIAALVSRDRDEFSIAEHAGPTERVGGVPAPKSPFSPAPSQREPR, encoded by the coding sequence GTGATTAGCGTCGTCATCCCGCTGCTCGACGAAGCGGCGACTCTTGAACAACTCCACCGCGAGTTGGTCGACGTCGCCGAGCGCCACGGGTACGCGCTGCAAATCGTGCTGGTCGACGACGGCTCGACCGACGGCTCCTGGCGGATCATTCAGGCCCTCGCCGAACGCGATCCGCGGGTCGAAGGGATCCGGCTGCGGCGCAACTTCGGCAAGGCCGCGGCGCTCTCGGCGGGGTTCGACGTCGCGGCGGGCGAGGTAATCGTCACCATGGACGCCGACCTGCAGGACAGCCCCGCGGAACTTCCCAAGTTGCTCGCCAAGCTCGACGAAGGCTACGACGTCGTCAGCGGTTGGAAGCAAGTGCGGCACGACCCGTGGCACAAGCGCTGGCCCTCGAAGGCGTTCAACTCGATCGTCGGTCGGCTGACCGGCGTGCGGCTGCACGACCACAACTGCGGCCTGAAGTGCTGCCGCCGCGACGTGATTCACGAGATCCGTCTGTACGGCGAGCTCCATCGATTCATCCCCGTGCTGGCCGCGGCGCGCGGGTTTCGCGTCGGCGAAACGCCGGTGGCGCATCGGCCTCGCGAGTTCGGCGTTTCGAAGTACGGCTGGTCGCGGATTCCCAAGGGGCTGCTCGACATTCTCACGGTCCAGTTCATCACTCGCTTCGGCCATCGGCCGCAGCACTGGCTGGGAACGATCGGGCTGGCGTCGCTGCTGCTGGGGATCGCCGGCATGATTTACTTGGCCGTCGTCTGGTGCACGTCGCGGCTGTTCGGCGACCAGCCGGTCCATCTCCACGAGACGGCCGCGCTGTACTACTCGCTCGTTGCCGTGCTGCTGGGGGGACAGTTCCTGGCGATCGGGTTCGTGGCCGAGATGATCGCGGCCCTCGTCTCGCGCGATCGCGACGAGTTCTCGATCGCCGAGCACGCCGGCCCGACCGAACGGGTCGGGGGCGTTCCGGCGCCGAAGTCCCCCTTCTCTCCCGCTCCGTCTCAGCGAGAGCCGCGATGA